TCCCGTGCACGCTTTGCAGATGTTCGTACAATTCTGTACGCGAAATAAAGCCTTTTCGACAAACATAGCACTGCGTTActtcttccttttctattTCATCAGATTCATCACAAGTTCCGTCAAAAATGCCCCCCTCTGATTGCGATTGATAAGTGTAATTTTTTCGTCTCTTACTTCTagaagaaacaagaaaattttgcagttcggttttctttttgcgtgGTCTACCAACttttcgaacgattttcgCTTTTTGAGTTATGCAGCGTTGTTTCTTTGATGTGGACAACTGATACTCGTCACTCTCATCAGTACCATCCGTGTTTAACTCATTCTGATCATCGTCTGAGTCAGACGGAATGAAATTACATTTTACGGAATCAGACGCAACACACTCAGGGGATTGATGGTAGTCATCCACTAATTCGGCCTTTACACCATGCGAGTGGTTTTCGTAAAGATTTAGTTTCATTATGTTGTCATTATTTTGACGCAGCGACACTGTAACATTATTTTCACCCTCCGCTGCATACCATTCTTCCCCGGTCCTTTCAATCGTGTCTTCTTTCCTGTCCCGTACCGTCTCTCGTACTGTATGTTGTTCGTTGGAGTGACCTCTATTATTACTTTTTCGTGCACAATTTTCACCTGTCGTATCGTGGAACATATCAAAGGATTTTTCACTAGAATAATACTCAATTTCAGGTTCAATCTTGACTTCCACATCTTCGTTTACAAATACTGCTGCCGAGACTATTCCTGAGTTCGCTTCAGAATCCAAGGGATTGAGACTAGATTCTTGTAAGTCTTCTTCCTGCCTCACTATGTAGATTTCTTCTACTTCGTTATTCGAGGGAATGATATGCCTGCAACAGAGACCGAAAGGGTcgaaaaaagtttaatttgattCTATAATTCAATGATGAAAGCAAATCCTACCGCAGCAGCATCTTTTCTGTATTGACTTTAACACGCACAGATTGACACAAAAACTATCGCCGATACAGCAGAACAAACGAAGCGCAGATCGTCTCGTAACCAAGGTAAATACAAACGCAgctccctattgacaaaattgcctcaaTAACCAATAATAAAGatcttttcaatacaaatttgccttagtagtgccttagttggaggatttgtatcgattttgtcaatagggtccCGCAAAGTGACATTTCGCATCTAAAATAAACATTCTGATGATTTCAGACGCATTTGTCGGAAAACCCTATTCTCCATCGTTCaattgacacattttatgATTGCAAGATTGATCAAGTTGACAAAATCACCCTTCATAGTGTTATTAAGGGAGATTTATATGGCGAAAATCGTAGAATATTATGAAGGGAGTTTTGTCGATTGGGTCGCGACATCAAATTCATCTTCAATGTTTCTtcccaaccaaaacgaacggggcaaaacagcgtgtgtcttgctctaaatcgtctagctcacttgtttacacttatgtacgagtattctgtgacgtcatgaggttttggatttgccgtaaccgtacgattctgtgtttcgttcacactcgtataactgtttcattcgcacttacagacgagataggccgagcaatgtttgtttgccaacgatatcgatgttgtgtctagatcgtatcgatgcattggttttacatttcgctcaaactcgtatgtcattcctctcgcactcacggacagtatagacggagtaaatttttgttctgaaaggtatcgatacatgtgtgtatacgccgggtgttttcccttgcttgcactgctttacctcacacacaaacgcatacatacacgcctcgtacctttaaacgcgtaaccgtctgaaatcacgccagacggcggagtaagtgaaagcgaaaaaaatattctggtgccatgaagtttgtaactctttgatattagaagaaacatatattttttaaatacaggaaaaatcattatctcacaaagtatttagttgttcagttcagttttaataggtgtttatttcttgggtgttggtccagctgagagatctttgtaaaatagtgttatttgaaagtgttgttaccgtttttgtaatggctgacttaaaacgtctgcgcaaatctggcatgttttatcgccaagctgcaaagtatatggcgctggaacctacgggaaaggataatcaggatgcaggaccaagccaaccatgttagttgactttattacacaagtttaacgaatataaagttcgattacatcgtagtgttattgttatattattatttacaacatacccaaaatatagccacgagcaatttaaaccatgaaatgcagcgcacatcgccaaccccagaacaaagtccagaaccaaatatgaaccagaccgaagaagaatatgtcgaattggctgactacatcgattgctgttcttcctgtgagatgagaatgaaatcaacactgacgatacgttcaatcaaattatcgataaaatgtctatagttgatggaattcgttactgcgcgctttccaccaacgcgtcgcatagctccataaacataatttgaaagctttttaaaaaagccaacgttaaagttcctttaaccgctaaaacttttctgtggacaaatcggaatccttcgacggactttagtactaacaaagtagttaatacaatttttcccacgttaacataccttttgcaattggaacagtattttcctttccagtgtcagtagctaacgcacaatatttcaatatatttataaaaagctgtttaaaccatacaaaatgcaatttgaatgctacctttcgatcgatccttgacaaattggttgtactcagatgaaaacgtcatatcatctgtttctttgtccagcggcattttgcttaaatagtaaaagatgataatgaataaaggcgatgcattacatcacggtccaccacgacgattcttaacaaaaccatggatcattgaaactcaacaatgatattcattatagtttgctagttttgcatttaccaaatacaaatacaagaatgtacacaaaaaacacattttctttaacttgcgatcctatatagcgcatgtaaaacaaaacctactccgatccacactagattatcacgactaaaaaggaccatcgcatcaccgccgcagcaaatcatatggtaaatatgcattatacactaataatcacagttcaattctcacttctcctgctcacctctagatatccagaaaaaacagtactgcatatttcaatctctcttctctctacagttcaattctcacttctcctgctcacctctagatatccagaaaaaacagtactgcatatttcaatctctcctctacacacaggctcaaaagcagctaccttgatccataagagaaacagagcaaaaagcatggaagaacgaacaagcagtgcgaaagagaaaaaaacagcatatacacaaatcaatttttttgcacatcttcatgacgtcaaaaattttgtgacgtcataatttgtggtaaacaaaattgccccatccgtttctgactacggggcaattatcgtggcaaaagtagggccccattttagccccattcttgcaacgactttacctattttgttgtgtttgggtTTCCGTGTGGGTTTCCGCGGATTGAGCTCTCGGGTGTCGAACTCTGTTTATTTTCCGCGACTGGTGGAAATCTGAACTATCGAACTTGTAGACTGCGGGCCATCAGAgacattcaaaaacaaaattttaagttctctgagtgtttgtgaaaaaTACTCGTTTTTAAATCGCTTTTCGAGAACCAATTACTTTCACCTGGCAATTGCGAAAAAAACTGAGATCGcgaatttgagatttttggacagTTTCACATCGATTTGAacagtttgaattttttttggtCCGGGCCCTAAAGaatcgcaaacaaaaaaaactgagttCGATATCCGGAAAGTTTGGCACCAACTAAGAGAGCTCGATAAGTGGAAATCCGCACTCCCTCATGGAAAATCCGTTTCAGAACATGTTATTTTGTGTGTAGCGTAGTGTAGTGTAGGTCACGCAGTTCATACGACGAGTTACTAGATTCCTTTGCCTGGAAGAGTGATCTGGATGGGAATTTGAGCCTGAGTCTTTAAATATTTGCGTTGCTACCGCCAAAGCTGGGTTTAGCCACTGGATTTGTTTTTCGGTACTACTACGTTGATGCGCGGTTCACGGTCCAAATATTCGCAATATCGTTCTTTTGTGCATTCCCACGtctgtttggtttattttttatgtatacGTCCACGGTGTATACCATTGTTTTCaattcttttatgttttttacgCTTCTGGATACATTCCCGTAACCTACTGCATATCCCGTACGATGATGACTTCACAGCTTCATTTGTAtcgtttaaatatttgaattccCCTTTTTCGGtcgaaatattcaaaaacaCTTCCAAATAGCACAGGAAACTCGACACTAGtaatatttcttaattttacCCTCATCAAAATTAcgattattttattgcagctGATTTGAATGAACAATAAGGTGTTCGCATTTCGGAATGCTATGATGCATTGATTTCATCGTAAGTCCCATTTCTTCGATTGTATTTCCAGTGCAAAGAAATGATCATAATAATGTGCTTCCCTGCTTGTGCTGTGAGCGCTCATGACGGGTCTTGCTAGAACTGTGTTGAAATTCTTTCTCACAAAGCTTACATTTGTACGGGTTTTCTCCAGTATGCACCCGTCTGTGCACTTTCATTGTACTTAGTtgtgaaaatgatttttcacacagGTCACACTTGTGCGGCATAGCGTTAATAGTGTGCAGTCGCTGGTGTCGTTTTAAGTTAGACTGCTGTTTAAAGATTCTTCCACACTGCTTACATTCAATTACACCCGGTAGTCGATGCCGCAACTCATGTTCAATTAAAATCGTAACAGATTTTAGTTTCATATCACAAAATCTACATTTTCCGTCCTTGGGCATGTGCTGCACATGTAGTTCCATCGCATGTTTCATAAACAACTGTTTACTGGAAAATAACTGGTCACAAAATGCACAGCGAATTTCTAGTCCTGGCGCTTGATTAATATTACATTTTGCTATGTGTTCTTTGAGCAACGATTTTAAACGAAAGCGCATTGTGCAATGATTACACTGAAAAGGTTTGTCGCCCGTGTGTATACGCCTATGTTCAATCAAACGAATTATTTGCTTGAATCCTTTTCCGCAGTAGCTGCATTTGTAAGGATATTCATTTCGATGCGTGCGTTCGTGTTGTGAAAGGCATGAcgattttttgaacattttaccACAAATTTTACATATGAATTGTCTCTTTCCGGTGTGTACATTTTCATGCCTACGTAAAGTGCTTAAAAGTGAGTAAGATTTATTACAAAACGAACATTCGTACCGCAAGGCTCCATCTTTGGGTACGCTTTTAGTCAATTTTGAAGTTTCGTCCTCTGTATTGTTCTCCGCACGCATACAAATGCTAGAAGCTTTTGCTTCTAAATGATTTAGCATTTCGTGTGCTTCGCACTCCTTGATGGAAATAAACCTGTCTTCACAGTAGATACATTTAACGGGCTTTTTCTCTAAGTGCAACGCAATATGTTTGTTCAATGAGCAAACGGATTGTATTATCTCGGTAGTTGAAGCACATTTATCGCAACGAAAAGGCAACCGATCTACATGCACATTCAAATGTTCATGCAGTGTTTGTTTAGAGTTAAATTGCTTACCACATACATAGCAATGGTGctgaaaatcaaaaatattcgtCTCTCCTGCTAGAGCCAGCGTTTTCTCATGATTGCGTTCGTGACGTTCGAAGTTGGCTTTAGCGATGAATCGTTTCTCACAATACCGACAAGTGTATCTTCCAACGTTATAATCCTCGCAATACACATGGTTCCCTAACTCATCTGAATGGTATTGACGCTGGTGTGATGCACATCGCGCTGTCGAATCGAAACGTGCCTTGCAGTACCTACATTGGTACAGCTTGCTAAGATCGTGTTGAGCAAAATGTTTGTTCAGCATTAGAACGCTTCTGATTTCCTTACAAGCACACGATTTACATTTAAATGGTAGCATGTGATGATGGCTCAGCGTTAGATGTTTCTTAAAGCTTATTACTGTATCAAATTTTACCGCACACAGATTGCAAATCAGTCGATCGGCCTTTAATTGTGCTTGCGAAGATGATACATTTTGGCGCCAATCGCTTTTACAATATGTTTTATCTGTTGACTCTGGCGTTGCTtctaaatttgatttttcatcTATATCGATGTATTTTTGTGCTGGCATAGCAACACTATATTTCGTGTTGCAATTATTAATATTCGTATCGGTTTTATCGCTGGTTTCATGCACACAATGCTGGGCAGCATCGTATACATTAGACGGTATATCGCCGTTgtcaatgttttcatttttaagaCTCAAACAGTCCGACTTTACGATGTAAATTTCTTCCACGGTGTTGCTACCCTTAACAAATTGCCTGCAATATAAGGAAATTACGATCGCAGACCGATACGATAGATGTAATAGACTCTGCAGACGGCTCATGTAAAAATGAGGGGAACAGCTGCACTCACCGGAGTATCATTGCTTCAAACGTTTGCAAACAATTGATAGATGTTGCTACCACGATACCATACCATCCATCCACACATCGGTTATGCGACAAATGCTAATCACAGATATATCTGAATTACGCACAGCATATACTCGATCCGAGAAAAATACAAGAATTCCGGTACCGACCTATTTGtagttgtttattattttgctatccgcgttgttttgctgtttcggTGTCGTTCCATTTTGTCATTGGACCAAAGTAAATAGTGATGAGATGGTAACGTGGTGAGGTGTCAACACTTAATTATCATCAAAGACGGTAAAGAGACTAGATGGGCTCATAGCTTTTGCGCCTTGGCCATATTGAATGAGAGTTTCACAGGAGTGGGT
This genomic window from Anopheles maculipalpis chromosome 2RL, idAnoMacuDA_375_x, whole genome shotgun sequence contains:
- the LOC126567294 gene encoding LOW QUALITY PROTEIN: zinc finger protein 345-like (The sequence of the model RefSeq protein was modified relative to this genomic sequence to represent the inferred CDS: deleted 2 bases in 1 codon; substituted 1 base at 1 genomic stop codon); protein product: MSRLQSLLHLSYRSAIVISLYCRQFVKGSNTVEEIYIVKSDCLSLKNENIDNGDIPSNVYDAAQHCVHETSDKTDTNINNCNTKYSVAMPAQKYIDIDEKSNLEATPESTDKTYCKSDWRQNVSSSQAQLKADRLICNLCAVKFDTVISFKKHLTLSHHHMLPFKCKSCACKEIRSVLMLNKHFAQHDLSKLYQCRYCKARFDSTARCASHQRQYHSDELGNHVYCEDYNVGRYTCRYCEKRFIAKANFERHERNHEKTLALAGETNIFDFQHHCYVCGKQFNSKQTLHEHLNVHVDRLPFRCDKCASTTEIIQSVCSLNKHIALHLEKKPVKCIYCEDRFISIKECEAHEMLNHLEAKASSICMRAENNTEDETSKLTKSVPKDGALRYECSFCNKSYSLLSTLRRHENVHTGKRQFICKICGKMFKKSSCLSQHERTHRNEYPYKCSYCGKGFKQIIRLIEHRRIHTGDKPFQCNHCTMRFRLKSLLKEHIAKCNINQAPGLEIRCAFCDQLFSSKQLFMKHAMELHVQHMPKDGKCRFCDMKLKSVTILIEHELRHRLPGVIECKQCGRIFKQQSNLKRHQRLHTINAMPHKCDLCEKSFSQLSTMKVHRRVHTGENPYKCKLCEKEFQHSSSKTRHERSQHKQGSTLLXSFLCTGNTIRNGTYDEINAS